The Pseudomonas eucalypticola genome has a window encoding:
- a CDS encoding NADH:flavin oxidoreductase/NADH oxidase family protein has product MSVFAPLMLPNGSTIKNRIAKAAMEENMADADQAPSEALMRLYQAWADGGAGLIITGNVMVDGRAMTGPGGVVLQDDQQLAKFKRWARIGRSGGAQFWLQINHPGRQMQANLGQKTWAPSAVPLDLGTLSKRFATPHAMPPAVIEEVIQRFANTARLGEAAGFTGVEIHAAHGYLLSQFLSPLTNQRTDEWGGSLANRARLLLEIVKAVRAVVSPGFAVAVKLNSADFQRGGFTADDAKKVVALLDGLGVDLVELSGGSYEAPAMQGEARDGRTLAREAYFVEFARDIQTVATLPVMVTGGVRRRRVAESVVQSGVDMVGIGTALAIDPYLPRDWLQGQDNAPQVPPITWKNKALASLANMAVVKAQLRKLSRARKPDPNVSPLRALILQQLSMALRTRQYRRWAAEYPHHHGLKKTPLMTVLS; this is encoded by the coding sequence ATGTCTGTGTTCGCCCCTTTGATGCTGCCCAACGGTTCGACCATCAAGAACCGCATCGCCAAAGCCGCCATGGAAGAGAACATGGCGGATGCCGACCAGGCGCCCTCCGAAGCACTGATGCGTCTCTACCAAGCGTGGGCCGACGGTGGTGCCGGCCTGATCATCACCGGCAACGTGATGGTCGACGGCCGTGCCATGACCGGGCCTGGTGGGGTGGTGCTGCAGGACGATCAGCAATTGGCCAAGTTCAAGCGCTGGGCACGTATTGGTCGCTCCGGCGGAGCGCAGTTCTGGTTGCAGATCAACCACCCGGGTCGGCAGATGCAGGCCAACCTTGGGCAAAAAACCTGGGCACCGTCGGCCGTACCGCTGGATCTGGGAACCTTGTCCAAGCGTTTCGCCACACCCCACGCGATGCCCCCTGCCGTCATTGAAGAGGTCATCCAACGCTTTGCCAACACGGCACGCCTCGGCGAAGCCGCCGGGTTCACCGGTGTCGAGATTCATGCCGCACACGGTTATCTGTTGAGTCAGTTCCTTTCGCCGCTGACCAACCAGAGAACGGATGAGTGGGGCGGTTCCCTGGCGAACCGTGCCCGGTTGCTGCTCGAGATCGTCAAGGCCGTCAGGGCGGTGGTTTCTCCAGGCTTTGCCGTCGCCGTGAAACTCAACTCCGCCGATTTTCAGCGCGGAGGCTTCACCGCCGACGATGCGAAAAAAGTAGTCGCGCTATTGGACGGCCTCGGCGTTGATCTGGTCGAACTATCGGGCGGCAGTTACGAAGCACCCGCCATGCAGGGTGAGGCACGCGATGGCCGCACGCTGGCGCGCGAAGCCTATTTCGTCGAGTTCGCGCGTGACATCCAGACCGTCGCCACCCTGCCGGTGATGGTCACCGGCGGCGTACGTCGCCGCCGCGTAGCCGAAAGCGTCGTGCAAAGTGGCGTGGACATGGTGGGCATTGGAACGGCATTGGCCATCGACCCGTACTTGCCCCGTGACTGGCTGCAAGGCCAGGACAATGCCCCGCAGGTGCCGCCTATTACCTGGAAAAACAAAGCCCTCGCCTCTTTGGCAAACATGGCAGTGGTCAAGGCTCAACTGCGCAAACTCAGTCGGGCCAGAAAGCCCGACCCGAACGTTTCACCGTTGCGCGCGCTGATCCTG
- a CDS encoding MerR family transcriptional regulator encodes MRIGELAKISGLAPSRIRFYEASGLITSVERKANGYRDYAPNTEWVLQLIVGAQAAGFSLEEIRQLMPMRAGGWQHEELLNGLKQKVEEIDVLQRRLAQNKAQLLLVIDGIEGKPDGMACEDNAQRVINRLREDSVIHLSARPPAAPAKKSARPRA; translated from the coding sequence ATGCGTATAGGTGAACTGGCGAAAATAAGCGGGTTGGCGCCTTCGCGTATCCGCTTTTACGAAGCAAGCGGGCTGATCACATCGGTCGAGCGCAAAGCCAATGGCTACAGGGACTACGCCCCCAATACCGAGTGGGTTCTGCAACTCATCGTCGGCGCTCAGGCGGCCGGTTTCTCATTGGAGGAAATCCGGCAATTGATGCCCATGAGGGCCGGCGGATGGCAGCACGAAGAGCTGCTCAACGGACTCAAGCAAAAGGTCGAGGAGATCGACGTTCTCCAGCGGCGGCTGGCGCAGAACAAAGCGCAGCTTCTGCTGGTCATCGACGGCATCGAGGGCAAGCCTGACGGCATGGCATGTGAGGACAACGCACAACGAGTGATCAACCGTCTGCGCGAAGACAGTGTTATTCATCTATCAGCTAGACCGCCGGCAGCGCCTGCAAAGAAGAGCGCCCGTCCCCGAGCCTGA
- a CDS encoding GNAT family N-acetyltransferase — MDCPPTLHTDRLLLTPLQLTDAAAIQQLFPQWEVVRYLDRRVPWPYPQEGALVYVRDVALPAMAAGREWHWMIRTRAHPERCIGSISLYDQPGNNRGFWLAPQFQGNGYMREACKVINAYWFDTLARPVMQVPKAVANHASRKVSQHEGMRMIGVRDGHFVSRPMQVEVWEMTRSEWLAAQVDA, encoded by the coding sequence ATGGATTGCCCCCCGACACTGCACACCGACCGCCTGCTGCTCACCCCCCTTCAGCTGACGGATGCAGCGGCCATACAGCAGCTATTTCCCCAGTGGGAGGTGGTCCGATACCTGGACCGCCGGGTGCCGTGGCCCTATCCGCAGGAAGGTGCGCTGGTTTACGTTCGCGACGTAGCACTCCCCGCCATGGCCGCAGGGCGGGAATGGCATTGGATGATTCGTACACGCGCCCACCCTGAACGCTGCATCGGCAGCATCAGCCTGTATGACCAGCCGGGCAACAACAGAGGTTTCTGGCTCGCCCCGCAGTTTCAGGGGAATGGCTACATGCGCGAAGCCTGCAAGGTGATCAATGCCTATTGGTTCGACACCCTGGCGCGCCCCGTGATGCAGGTTCCCAAGGCAGTCGCCAACCATGCTTCGCGCAAGGTCTCCCAGCATGAAGGCATGCGCATGATCGGAGTACGGGACGGGCATTTCGTCTCGAGGCCCATGCAGGTCGAGGTATGGGAGATGACGCGAAGCGAGTGGCTTGCCGCACAAGTTGACGCTTGA
- a CDS encoding DUF6429 family protein, with amino-acid sequence MKYDDTLIEEAVLALLAAFSTDEGNAWKGFDFGVMNRLHEQGFIQNPVGKQKSIWLTAEGQARGRQLAGRLFRAPT; translated from the coding sequence ATGAAGTACGACGATACGTTGATTGAAGAAGCGGTCCTTGCCCTCTTGGCGGCTTTCAGCACGGACGAGGGAAACGCCTGGAAGGGGTTCGACTTTGGGGTCATGAACCGATTGCACGAGCAAGGTTTCATCCAGAACCCGGTGGGCAAGCAGAAGTCGATCTGGTTGACGGCGGAGGGCCAGGCGCGCGGCCGTCAGCTCGCCGGCCGGTTATTCAGGGCGCCTACTTGA
- the yfcF gene encoding glutathione transferase, whose product MDRMHLYVDSQFTSPYAMSAFVALKEKGIDFMMTTVDLQALENQADAYTLLSQTQRVPALVHGDFALSESSAITEYLESAYPQAPLYPTDLRLLAKARQVQAWIRSDLLPIRQERSTLGVFYGVQSSPLSSSARACADKLFRAARALLEGNAEYLFGRWSIADVDLALMLNRLIFNGDAVPAGLVEYARRQWQRPSVQAWVTLSRPPL is encoded by the coding sequence ATGGACCGCATGCATTTATACGTAGATTCGCAATTCACCAGCCCCTACGCCATGTCGGCCTTTGTTGCACTGAAGGAGAAAGGTATCGACTTCATGATGACCACCGTCGACCTACAGGCGCTCGAAAATCAGGCAGACGCCTACACACTGCTCTCGCAAACCCAAAGGGTCCCGGCCTTGGTGCACGGCGACTTTGCCTTGTCCGAATCGTCAGCGATCACGGAGTATCTCGAGAGCGCTTATCCTCAGGCACCCCTCTATCCAACAGATCTCCGGCTGCTGGCAAAAGCGCGGCAGGTCCAAGCATGGATTCGCAGCGACCTGTTACCCATTCGCCAGGAGCGCTCCACGCTCGGGGTGTTCTACGGCGTGCAATCCAGCCCCTTGTCGTCGTCCGCCCGTGCGTGCGCCGATAAATTGTTCAGGGCCGCACGGGCATTACTAGAGGGCAACGCGGAATATCTGTTTGGCCGGTGGTCGATAGCCGATGTTGATCTGGCGCTGATGCTCAACCGGTTGATATTCAATGGCGATGCTGTGCCCGCGGGCCTGGTGGAATACGCGCGACGGCAGTGGCAGCGTCCCAGCGTGCAGGCGTGGGTCACACTTTCCCGTCCGCCGCTTTGA
- the tnpA gene encoding IS66-like element accessory protein TnpA has product MRQRSSYPKPFKAQVVQECLQPGASVSSVAISHGINANVIRKWLPIYGDKPVAALPAFVPLQPMPKRHADEAVVIALPLGEKSITVKWPISDPDGCARFIRSLSQ; this is encoded by the coding sequence ATGCGCCAACGAAGCTCTTACCCCAAACCCTTTAAAGCCCAGGTCGTTCAGGAATGTCTGCAACCCGGCGCCTCAGTTTCCAGCGTCGCCATCAGCCACGGCATCAATGCCAACGTAATCCGCAAGTGGTTGCCGATTTACGGCGATAAACCCGTCGCGGCACTTCCCGCGTTTGTGCCGCTGCAACCGATGCCTAAACGGCACGCTGATGAAGCGGTAGTTATCGCATTGCCGCTGGGCGAAAAATCCATCACGGTCAAATGGCCCATCTCCGACCCGGACGGCTGCGCACGCTTCATTCGCAGCCTCTCGCAATGA
- the tnpB gene encoding IS66 family insertion sequence element accessory protein TnpB (TnpB, as the term is used for proteins encoded by IS66 family insertion elements, is considered an accessory protein, since TnpC, encoded by a neighboring gene, is a DDE family transposase.), translating to MIRIDAIWLATAPMDMRAGTETALARVVAVFGAAKPHSAYLFANRRANRMKVLVHDGVGIWLAARRLNQGKFHWPGTHRGLEVELDAEQLHALVLGLAWQRVGVNGVITVV from the coding sequence ATGATACGCATCGACGCCATCTGGCTCGCGACCGCGCCCATGGACATGCGCGCTGGTACCGAGACTGCGCTGGCCCGCGTGGTGGCGGTGTTCGGTGCGGCAAAGCCGCACAGCGCTTATCTGTTTGCCAACCGCCGCGCCAACCGGATGAAGGTGCTGGTGCATGATGGCGTGGGCATCTGGCTTGCCGCACGCCGGTTGAACCAAGGCAAGTTTCACTGGCCTGGCACTCATCGCGGCCTGGAAGTCGAACTCGACGCTGAACAACTGCACGCGCTGGTGCTCGGTTTGGCATGGCAGCGTGTAGGTGTGAACGGCGTGATTACGGTGGTTTAG